From Homo sapiens chromosome 6, GRCh38.p14 Primary Assembly, the proteins below share one genomic window:
- the SDHAF4 gene encoding succinate dehydrogenase assembly factor 4, mitochondrial precursor — translation MTPSRLPWLLSWVSATAWRAARSPLLCHSLRKTSSSQGGKSELVKQSLKKPKLPEGRFDAPEDSHLEKEPLEKFPDDVNPVTKEKGGPRGPEPTRYGDWERKGRCIDF, via the exons ATGACCCCATCGAGGCTTCCCTGGTTGCTTAGCTGGGTCTCGGCCACGGCGTGGAGAGCGGCAA GATCACCCCTTCTGTGTCATTCTCTGAGGAAAACAAGTTCTTCTCAAGGAGGAAAGTCTGAACTTGTCAAACAGTCCCTTAAGAAGCCGAAGTTACCAGAAGGTCGTTTTGATGCACCAGAGGATTCCCATTTAGAGAAAGAACCACTGGAAA AATTTCCAGATGATGTTAATCCAGTGACCAAAGAAAAAGGTGGACCCAGGGGCCCAGAACCTACCCGATATGGAGATTGGGAACGAAAAGGACGCTGTATTGATTTTTAA